Sequence from the bacterium genome:
TTCATCGTCGTCACCCACCCGCCCTACGGGAACGAGACCACCCGGTCGGCTCTGCGCGTCGCCCGGCGGCTACGGAAAGACCCGGACACCGAGCTGGCGCTCTTTCTGATGGCCGACTCCGTTTACTGCGCCCGCAAAGGGGAAGCCAACGCCGAGGGTGTATACAACCCCGAGCTGGGCCTCGTCTACTCGGCGCCGCAGATGCTGGCCGCCATCATGGACACCGCGGAGGTCTTCGCCTGCGGTACCTGCATGGGCGAGCGCGGCTTCAAGGAGGACGAGCTCCTCGAGGGCGTCCACGTCGGCACCCTGGACGTTATCGCCGAGTACACCGCCAAGGCGGACAAAGTCCTAACCTTCTGAACCTCAGCGCCTCGGGGGACGCAGGCCGGCGATCCCCGCCATCAGCCGCACCACCCAGGTGGTGAACTCGTTGGGCGCGTAGCGCTTGAAGAACATCGAGAGCCCGGCGAAGCCCCCGCTCGTCCAGTGGAGGCCGGGGCTGCGGGCGCTTATCGCCCGGCGGATGGTGCGCGCCGCGACCCGCGGGTCCGCCGCCTGTCGGCCGTGGGCCATCTCGGCGAAGCGTTTCGGGACGATGCGCAGGAGATCGGCGTAGGGCGAATCGGGTCCGTCGCTCCACTTAGACGGACGCTTGAGCGAGGCGCCGGCGAACTCGGTCCTCGTGGAGTACGGCTCGATACTGACCGCCCGGATGCCCAGCGGTCGCAGCTCCAGCCGCCACTCCTCCACCAGGCCGATAAGGGTGAACTTGGTCGCCGAGTAGAGGCCCATGAGGGGGTATCCCGCCCGGCCCGCCGTGGAGCCGACCACCACCAGCGTCCGCCTGCGCGAGCCGTCGGCCCGCATGAGCGGCAGGAAGGCCCGCGTCACCCGCAGCACGCCGAAGACGTTGGTGTCGAACTGGTCGAGAATCTCCGCGTCGGAGAAGTCCTCCAGGACGCCCAGGTAGGCGAAACCGGCGTTGTTGACCAGATTGGTCAGGCGCCCGTCCACGGCGCGGACGCGCTCCGCCGCGGCGGCGATGGTCGCCGGGTCGGTCAGGTCCAGCGGGAGGAGCTCGACCTCCACCCCGGCCGCGGCGCAGGCCGCCAGGAGCGGCCCCTTCTTCCCCAGGTCGCGCATCGTCGCGTAGACCTTATGCCCCGCCCGGGCGAGCTCCACCGCCGTCGCCAGGCCGATTCCCGACGAGCAGCCGGTCACCAGGGTCACGGGTCGCTCCATCCTTGACCTCCCTCGAATCGCCTTGACACCCCCGGAAACGGGCCATATAATGCCCTCGGCTGCACGTCCGAGGCGTTTTTTAATTTATTATTAAGGAGACCGGACCGATGGCGCTCTATCGCATGGTCGGCGGGAAGATACACCGCGCCACGGTGACCGAAAAAGAGCTGGACTACGAGGGCTCGATAGCCGTGGACCCCGAGCTTTACGAACGGGCGGGCTTTCGGCCCGGGGAGCTCTTGCAGGTTTACAACCTGGCCAACGGCGCCCGCTTCGAGACGTATTTGATCGCCGCGCCGCGCGGCTCGGGGATGGTGAGCGTCCGCGGCGCCGCCGCCCACCTGGCCGCCGTCGGCGACAAGCTCATCATCGTCAACGTCCTCATGCTGGACCCCTCCGAGCTCGAAGGCCACCGGCTCCGGGTGGTCCGGGTGGACGAGCGCAACCGTCCGGTGGAGGATACCAAAGCCTGACCCGCCGCGCCAGCGGGTCCAGGCGGGGCCCGACCCCGCCTTTTTTTTAATGAAGAAACCGACGGACAGCCACCCCGACCTGCCCGACCTGACCTGGATAATCCCCGGTGAGCTGGCGGCCAT
This genomic interval carries:
- a CDS encoding DsrE family protein, translating into MRVFIVVTHPPYGNETTRSALRVARRLRKDPDTELALFLMADSVYCARKGEANAEGVYNPELGLVYSAPQMLAAIMDTAEVFACGTCMGERGFKEDELLEGVHVGTLDVIAEYTAKADKVLTF
- a CDS encoding SDR family oxidoreductase, whose translation is MERPVTLVTGCSSGIGLATAVELARAGHKVYATMRDLGKKGPLLAACAAAGVEVELLPLDLTDPATIAAAAERVRAVDGRLTNLVNNAGFAYLGVLEDFSDAEILDQFDTNVFGVLRVTRAFLPLMRADGSRRRTLVVVGSTAGRAGYPLMGLYSATKFTLIGLVEEWRLELRPLGIRAVSIEPYSTRTEFAGASLKRPSKWSDGPDSPYADLLRIVPKRFAEMAHGRQAADPRVAARTIRRAISARSPGLHWTSGGFAGLSMFFKRYAPNEFTTWVVRLMAGIAGLRPPRR
- a CDS encoding aspartate 1-decarboxylase, whose product is MALYRMVGGKIHRATVTEKELDYEGSIAVDPELYERAGFRPGELLQVYNLANGARFETYLIAAPRGSGMVSVRGAAAHLAAVGDKLIIVNVLMLDPSELEGHRLRVVRVDERNRPVEDTKA